A window of candidate division TA06 bacterium genomic DNA:
ATGATCATGCCGGGCGACAACGTGACCATCGAGGGCGAGCTGCTGACGCCGATCGCCATGGAGAAGGGCCTGAAGTTCGCCATCCGCGAGGGCGGCCGGACCGTGGGCGCCGGAACAGTCACCGAGATCCTG
This region includes:
- the tuf gene encoding elongation factor Tu (EF-Tu; promotes GTP-dependent binding of aminoacyl-tRNA to the A-site of ribosomes during protein biosynthesis; when the tRNA anticodon matches the mRNA codon, GTP hydrolysis results; the inactive EF-Tu-GDP leaves the ribosome and release of GDP is promoted by elongation factor Ts; many prokaryotes have two copies of the gene encoding EF-Tu), which codes for MIMPGDNVTIEGELLTPIAMEKGLKFAIREGGRTVGAGTVTEILPD